The following DNA comes from Candidatus Woesearchaeota archaeon.
CGATTTGCTTGGAAACCTCCTCTATGAAGTCAGACATGGCAGATTTCGCAGCATCAGAAACCCTGATTTTTGGATTAACATCCTTCACGATTTTTTCCATAATTGCAAGCGGAATGTCTGCCCTCGCCATTAATACCACCTCATAACTTAAAAACCAAATCTTTTTATTTAAATCTTTCTGATTTAACAAGAATAATGATAACAATAGTTTTAGTGGAGCCAGAAAACCCCAAAAACATAGGCGCTGCTGCAAGGGCAATGAAAAACTTCGGCTTTTTCAGGCTTATCCTTGTGAACCCCAAATGCAGTTATCTTGGAGATGAGGCAAAAAAAGTCAGCAAGCACGCATTTG
Coding sequences within:
- a CDS encoding NFYB/HAP3 family transcription factor subunit — protein: MARADIPLAIMEKIVKDVNPKIRVSDAAKSAMSDFIEEVSKQIARKSISYAEHAGRVTLKDVDVKKVREEMSRVLFI